Below is a window of Dictyostelium discoideum AX4 chromosome 1 chromosome, whole genome shotgun sequence DNA.
TATTccatattattaaattctttggTTGAAATGAAAACCAttttatatatgtatatataaaaaataataaataaaaataaataaaaataaataaaaataaataaaaataaataaataaaatataaataaataaatatgaataaataaatatgaataaataaatataaataaataaataaataaataaaaataaataaataaataaaaataaattaataaatataaataaataaataaataaataaataataataaaaaaataaataaataaataaaataaatataaatatataaatataaaaaaataaattaaataataaaattgattaatacataaaataaaaaaaaattttgtttgtTCAATttatatagaaaaaaaaaaaaaaaaaaaattagtaatgaaattcattattattattatttttatttttattattatttttatttttattattattgaaatatGAAGTGGAAATCGTTATTCTTAACAACATTTTTTTCTTGTGGTATTGATAGAGTGTGAAGATtaaggaataaaaaaaaaccaaaaaaaaccaaaaaaaaaatttaaccaTATTAGGTGCTCTACCCCACccaaaatgattaaaaaataataaaaaaaaaaaaaaaaaattaaaaataaaaaaatgaaccCAGAgtgtttattaatatttttttttttttttttttttttttttttttttggaatgcATAAATAAATATGCTATCAATGTGTaaagataaaatatttttacacATTagattaacaaaaaaaaaaaaaaaaaaaaattgataataaaaataatgtttatTTAAGTGTGAGAGAGAGTTAGTTttcctaaaaataaattttcgattttttttttttcttttatttatttatttttttttttattttttttttccaacttGAAAATTAACTGTTTTTAATCtatttatagaaaaaaaacaataataattttaatgatgcaATGCATGAtactaataattattttcttatttttttaatttacaaattttatttatttatttattttattttttttatttttttaatttttttttatttttttattttttttattttttgggcGGGTGAGAACTCATTAAGCGATTGTTGAATACatacttttttttctatCATGGTTGAAGTTCAGGTgccaaattttataaatgttttttgttcattttaataaaaaaaaaaaaaaaaaaaaaaacaaaatgatttGATTGAAAGCCATGaattataaacttttttgaatttttttttttttttttattttttttttatattattttttttttttttttattttttaatcaattaaaagcGAAAATAAAATGGAGAATAGTGAAGATATTTCATTGAATTCTTCTGAAAAATCGATAGAATCTAGTGTTGTTAATTTAGAGGATCAACAACAATCCCAACAACAAACCCAACAACAAACATGTCAAAAAACATTTGTTCAAGAAGCACCAGAATTAACAATactaattgataaattaattcaactTAAACATTCAAATAAAGATGAATTAATAAGTAATACTACTAGAATAATCTATATAATTGATCAATATTTAGAACAACCAACATTATTAGATATTCATTTAAACGATATAATTCAaccattaataaatttcataaaatcaaattatataaataactctaataataataatacaacaacaacaacaacaacaataatgaCTGAAACAGAAAtagtaataaagaaattatcaattaaaaattcatttagaATTATATATGTCCTATCAAAAGTTAGAGGATTTAAAACAATagttaaattatttcaacaCGAAGCAATTGATCTATTACCAGTATTAGATCAATTAGAGATCTCTTATCACCAATGggttaatattaataaacaaagagatagattaaatgaaatttcagtTTCATATTCAAGtggtataaatttaaaaaactatatcAAACCAGAAGAAGAATCAGAACAAGAAGTAgtagatgaaaataataataatattaataataatcataatattgatgatgaatataatgaaaatattatatcaTGGGAAGAAGTTTATGTGTTAGCATTATGGGTTTCATTATTAGTTATAATtccatttaaatttagttcATTAGATTCTGCAAGTAGTGGTACTGCTTCTGCTgctggtgatggtggtgatggtgatggtgatggtcaATTAAAAAGTATATCAtcaagaattttaaaattaggtAAATTAGCATTAAGTGATGTTTCAAAGATTAGAGATTCTTTCtctgaattattatcaaaacttttaaatagaCCTGATATGAAATttgaacaaaaacaatttataaaatggtgtacaaattcaattcaattaattagtaataataataataataataatcaaaataatagtagtaataataatatattattaattattggtaTATATAGTACATTAGCaacaatgtttaaaaaaggtaataGATTAGACTTTTTACCAATTGATATGAATTTATATGAAAAGATAATGGAagcaaataaatatttatcattatcaggTTCAGAACGTATTAcaaagaaaatatttttaaaattattacaaagaATTGCAATCATTATGTTACCACCAGTATCTGCTTCTTGGagatatcaaaaaataattaaaccattattattaaaaggtgaattaataaaacaaattaataataataataataataataataatgagaataataatgaagaaggagaggaagaggaagaagaaataccagaagaaattgatgaaattttagAAGAGATTatgaaatcattaaaagataaagatacaATTATTAGATGGACTAGTGCAAAGGCAATTGGTagaattgtaaatttattaccaaaGGATATGGGTGATCAAGTGATTGGCTTGGTTATTGATCAAATGTTTGAGAAGAATGAATTCATTGATGCAGATCCGTCAGCATGGCATGGTGGTTGTTTGGCATTGGCAGAGTTGGCACGTAGAGGTTTACTATTGCCAGAGAGATTGGATGTAGTTGTGCCATTGGTGATAAGAGCACTGTTTTTCGATATCATTAAAGGCACCTACAGCATTGGGTCACACGTTAGAGATAGTGCTTGCTATTTATGTTGGGCACTGGCTAGAACCTATCATAATTCCATTCTCTCGCCATACCTATTACCAATTTGTAGAAATTTAGTCGTAGTTTCGTTATACGATCGTGAAATTAATTGTAGGAAATCTGCATCGGCTGCATTTCAAGAAATGGTTGGCAGACATCAAGGATTAGTACCTAACGGTATTGAAATTGTAACGAGTGCTGATTTCTTTACAgttggtaataaaaataattcatttacaAGTTTGACCACATTCATTGGtaaatttcaaattgattattatccAATAGTTATTAAACATTTGGCAACTATAAAAATCTATAATTGGGATTTAGAAATCCGACAATTAGCAAGTAAATCAATTCATCTattaacaaatattaatcCAAATGATATCGTTAGTAATTATTTACCATTAATTATACCAAATACACAATCTGATTTAGTTCATGTTAAACATGGTGCTTCATTAGCAATatctgaaattttaattagtttatttgaaaataataatattaatttattatctgataatttaaaaatggtaaatatatctatatttaataatttattattattattattttaatttattaattatatcttttttttttttaaaatagatgattttaatgacaattaaaaatacaaagaatgaaaaattatttaaaggtAAAGGTGGTGTTTTAATTAGAATTGGAATgtgtaaaattatttattcaatttgtttAGTTGAATTTTCGTTAGATAAGAATTTatcagaaattaaaaaaccaacAGAATCAACTAGTACTAATGGTAATGAAGATAGAGCAGCagcattaaaattaaaaattgcaATGTTAAAAGCAAAAACAGCatcacaaattaataaaccaattattaCACCTCCATCATCAAAAtctacaacaaataataataataataataataataataatttaaatgataatgaaattgcatttaatattatacttggatatttaaatgaaaatttaaatcatccaAATGAAGAAGTTCAAAAAGAAGCAAGTAAagcatttgaattattatttagtaaATATATATCATCGAATGAAAagatatcattattattagaattaattgattcacaTTGTAAgacattaaaatttgatataAATAGATCAGCAAGAAGAggttcatcattattattaggtTCATTACCATTCAATAGTGCAAATTTATCATATGACCTTTTATCAAAGGttgtaaatgaattaattctttCAATATTTCAAGATGACcctaaatttaaagatattgaaaCTAGAGTTAATTCAATCTCttcattatataaaattggaatttatattttaaatttaatatttaaaaatcaagaaaatgaacaaaaagaagaagaagattttaaaaaatcaaaaaattataatttatttattaaaatttggaattGTTTAGGATTAGCTACAAATGattattcaattgataaaagaGGTGATATTGGTTCTTGGGTTAGAGAATTATCATGtaaagttttatttgattttattaaatttattattactaatcaAAATAGCtcaactaccactactactgcCAGTACTACTGacttatcaattgaaaatttaattaatgaaaaaatgattacagaattcatttgtaaattattccAACTTTCAGGTGAGAAATTGGATAAGATTAGAGATGTAGCTTGTAAGATAATTCATGAATTACTTTGGATTGAGAAtccatcatcaattaataatataccGCATAAGGaggaattaaagaaaatcatTGTAAAGGATCAAGATGTtcatttcaattggtttagAACAGAAGAATCTTTACCATTAATTTGTAAAGTGctcaaattcaattgttaTTTATATCCATTACTATTCGGCTTATTCTCATCATTAGGTGGTACTtcgaaatatttaattaacgATTCCATTCAATCGATTAAACAATActtttcatcatttgataatgacGAAAAAGAgagatttgaaaaaattatatcATTCTCAAAAGCAATATTAGAAATAACTAATAATACAACTCAAAGAATGATACAACCAACTTTTAGATCAATTTATAATCTTTTATCAACTCATATATTTGATTtcttaataattaataatttaaatgaacaaTCTATTTTTGaaactattttatttaattgttatcaaattattgaatcaaatcaagatgatatttatttattattaaattcaattgaattgtAAGTAGTGTttttaatgttattattattattatttgtagtagtagtggtgtgTATTCCTATATTAacacttatttttttattattttttagattttcaTACTTTTTCattcaatttgaaaataataataatgaatatattaaagattattcattaaaagctttattattattattatctaatttaaaatatccaaAAGTTAGAAAATTAGCATCtgatcaattaaagaaatcaacTAGATTATTTATCAACAATAATGGGGATGATGAAACACCATccttaattaaatcattaatattcAATACAAAATGGGATGATTCTGTAGATTTGATTATAGAacctttaaaatcattattattacttttaaatcaaaaacatttattagaattattatctGAAAATCCAACTAAAAAACCAATACCATTAGCTCCACCAATTACatcaattgaagaattaaaagataaaattcaaaatccaCATAAACAAtcagatgataataataataataataatggtgaattaataaataataatactgaaaataataataataataattttgatgataatttacCAGAAGATTCTCAAGATTTAatggaaatttaaaaaaaaataaaataaaataaaataaataaaaataattgtttttttttttttaattttttttattttatttacatttattttatttgttttttgtttttatttaataacctctaatttcttttaaaactttatctttttcactTGAAGAAACTTTACCATAACTTGAAAATTCCATTGAAAAAGAAGCATTACCAGAAGTGAAACTTCTCAATTGAGTTGAATAACCAATCATTTCTTTAAGTGGAACGATAGCAGAGATTATATGAGTATTCTTTTCCATACCAACATCTAAAATTGTACCTCTTCTTTGACGTGATAAATCTGATAAAACATTTCCAAGATATTTTTCATCAAcagtaatttcaattttcattaatgGTTCTAAAATGATTGGTTCGCATTGTTCACCCAAtgcaataaaatttttaatactaCTCATTCTAAA
It encodes the following:
- the tbcD gene encoding tubulin folding cofactor D, yielding MENSEDISLNSSEKSIESSVVNLEDQQQSQQQTQQQTCQKTFVQEAPELTILIDKLIQLKHSNKDELISNTTRIIYIIDQYLEQPTLLDIHLNDIIQPLINFIKSNYINNSNNNNTTTTTTTIMTETEIVIKKLSIKNSFRIIYVLSKVRGFKTIVKLFQHEAIDLLPVLDQLEISYHQWVNINKQRDRLNEISVSYSSGINLKNYIKPEEESEQEVVDENNNNINNNHNIDDEYNENIISWEEVYVLALWVSLLVIIPFKFSSLDSASSGTASAAGDGGDGDGDGQLKSISSRILKLGKLALSDVSKIRDSFSELLSKLLNRPDMKFEQKQFIKWCTNSIQLISNNNNNNNQNNSSNNNILLIIGIYSTLATMFKKGNRLDFLPIDMNLYEKIMEANKYLSLSGSERITKKIFLKLLQRIAIIMLPPVSASWRYQKIIKPLLLKGELIKQINNNNNNNNNENNNEEGEEEEEEIPEEIDEILEEIMKSLKDKDTIIRWTSAKAIGRIVNLLPKDMGDQVIGLVIDQMFEKNEFIDADPSAWHGGCLALAELARRGLLLPERLDVVVPLVIRALFFDIIKGTYSIGSHVRDSACYLCWALARTYHNSILSPYLLPICRNLVVVSLYDREINCRKSASAAFQEMVGRHQGLVPNGIEIVTSADFFTVGNKNNSFTSLTTFIGKFQIDYYPIVIKHLATIKIYNWDLEIRQLASKSIHLLTNINPNDIVSNYLPLIIPNTQSDLVHVKHGASLAISEILISLFENNNINLLSDNLKMMILMTIKNTKNEKLFKGKGGVLIRIGMCKIIYSICLVEFSLDKNLSEIKKPTESTSTNGNEDRAAALKLKIAMLKAKTASQINKPIITPPSSKSTTNNNNNNNNNNLNDNEIAFNIILGYLNENLNHPNEEVQKEASKAFELLFSKYISSNEKISLLLELIDSHCKTLKFDINRSARRGSSLLLGSLPFNSANLSYDLLSKVVNELILSIFQDDPKFKDIETRVNSISSLYKIGIYILNLIFKNQENEQKEEEDFKKSKNYNLFIKIWNCLGLATNDYSIDKRGDIGSWVRELSCKVLFDFIKFIITNQNSSTTTTTASTTDLSIENLINEKMITEFICKLFQLSGEKLDKIRDVACKIIHELLWIENPSSINNIPHKEELKKIIVKDQDVHFNWFRTEESLPLICKVLKFNCYLYPLLFGLFSSLGGTSKYLINDSIQSIKQYFSSFDNDEKERFEKIISFSKAILEITNNTTQRMIQPTFRSIYNLLSTHIFDFLIINNLNEQSIFETILFNCYQIIESNQDDIYLLLNSIELFSYFFIQFENNNNEYIKDYSLKALLLLLSNLKYPKVRKLASDQLKKSTRLFINNNGDDETPSLIKSLIFNTKWDDSVDLIIEPLKSLLLLLNQKHLLELLSENPTKKPIPLAPPITSIEELKDKIQNPHKQSDDNNNNNNGELINNNTENNNNNNFDDNLPEDSQDLMEI